One Deltaproteobacteria bacterium genomic region harbors:
- the nadC gene encoding carboxylating nicotinate-nucleotide diphosphorylase: protein MFASFFTPERMSLLHRLVDLALEEDGPDLTSEAVFPPSSILHASILAKDDAIVVGLPLIAIVLARMGVLDASSVTLLAKDGESVTRGREVARIVGPAPALLKAERVIMNFICRLSGVANATRRFVEAVDGTGVRVLDTRKTTPGHRYLEKYAVRMGGGHNHRANLEEMLMLKDNHIDQAGSITVAVAALRGVYAPCPPLEIECRTVDHVREAVGLKPERIMLDNMPPTLAAQALALIPASIETEISGNVTLGTIRALAELGPTFISTGAITHSAVVADFSMRLTQPEEQ, encoded by the coding sequence ATGTTTGCTTCATTCTTCACGCCCGAGCGCATGTCCCTTCTGCACCGTCTCGTGGATCTGGCCCTGGAGGAGGACGGCCCCGACCTGACCTCCGAGGCTGTTTTTCCTCCCTCGTCCATCCTGCACGCCTCCATCCTGGCCAAGGACGACGCCATCGTCGTCGGCCTGCCGCTCATCGCCATCGTGCTCGCGCGCATGGGCGTTCTTGACGCCAGCTCCGTCACGCTGCTGGCCAAGGACGGCGAGAGTGTCACCAGGGGACGCGAAGTGGCCCGCATTGTCGGCCCGGCCCCGGCCCTCCTCAAGGCCGAACGGGTCATCATGAATTTTATCTGTCGTCTGTCCGGCGTGGCCAACGCCACCCGCCGCTTCGTCGAAGCCGTGGACGGCACGGGTGTGCGCGTCCTGGACACGCGCAAAACCACGCCCGGACACCGCTACCTGGAAAAATACGCCGTGCGCATGGGCGGTGGCCACAACCACCGCGCCAATCTGGAAGAAATGCTCATGCTCAAGGACAACCATATCGACCAGGCCGGGTCCATCACCGTGGCCGTGGCCGCCCTGCGCGGGGTCTATGCGCCCTGCCCGCCCCTGGAAATCGAATGCCGCACCGTGGACCATGTCCGCGAGGCCGTGGGTCTCAAGCCCGAGCGCATCATGCTCGACAACATGCCCCCGACGCTTGCGGCCCAGGCCCTGGCCCTGATTCCGGCCAGCATCGAGACGGAAATCAGCGGCAACGTGACCCTTGGCACCATCCGCGCCCTGGCCGAACTCGGGCCGACCTTCATTTCCACCGGCGCCATCACCCATTCCGCCGTTGTCGCGGACTTTTCCATGCGCCTGACCCAACCGGAGGAACAATGA
- the nadA gene encoding quinolinate synthase NadA — protein sequence MNQAEVITDIRKRMGGRLAILAHHYESDAIVRHADILGDSLELARKIDGLDAEHIVFCGVHFMAETAAILARPEQKVHIPDESAGCVMANMVPADLANVVITRLKRTGARIIPLTYVNSSAAVKAICGRHGGSVCTSANAATMLRWALDEGDGVLFMPDANLGRNTARSLGLHITETAFLDVSHGGRLVEPADPTTRLYLWPGLCAVHAKFHATQIEAARAAEPTAQILVHPECDPSVVEVADGAGSTSYLIKKVAELPAGSVIYVGTEWNLVNRLAQRHPDKIIRPLRQALCSNMGKITEDKLAQTLRGLDTDRPVRVSEDIAAPARLALERMLNACRQ from the coding sequence ATGAACCAGGCAGAGGTCATCACCGACATCAGAAAACGCATGGGTGGCCGTCTGGCCATCCTGGCCCATCATTATGAATCCGACGCCATTGTCCGCCACGCCGACATCCTGGGAGATTCCCTGGAACTGGCCCGCAAGATCGACGGCCTGGACGCCGAGCACATCGTCTTCTGCGGCGTGCATTTCATGGCCGAGACCGCAGCCATTCTGGCCAGACCCGAACAGAAGGTGCACATCCCGGACGAAAGCGCGGGCTGCGTCATGGCCAACATGGTTCCGGCCGATCTGGCCAACGTCGTCATCACCCGCCTGAAGCGGACCGGGGCCCGGATCATCCCCCTGACCTATGTCAATTCCTCGGCGGCGGTTAAAGCAATCTGCGGACGGCACGGCGGTTCGGTATGCACTTCGGCCAACGCCGCGACCATGCTGCGCTGGGCCCTGGACGAGGGCGACGGCGTTCTTTTCATGCCCGACGCCAACCTGGGCCGGAACACGGCCAGGAGCCTGGGTCTGCACATCACCGAAACCGCGTTTCTGGACGTGTCCCACGGCGGGCGGCTGGTGGAGCCGGCAGATCCGACCACCCGGCTCTATCTGTGGCCGGGACTGTGCGCCGTGCACGCCAAATTTCACGCCACGCAGATCGAGGCCGCGCGCGCGGCCGAACCCACGGCCCAAATCCTGGTGCATCCGGAATGCGATCCAAGCGTGGTCGAAGTGGCCGATGGTGCAGGGTCCACGTCGTACCTGATCAAAAAAGTGGCCGAACTGCCGGCCGGCAGCGTCATTTACGTCGGCACGGAATGGAATCTGGTCAACCGTCTGGCCCAGCGTCATCCGGACAAAATCATCCGCCCCCTGCGCCAGGCCCTGTGCTCGAACATGGGCAAGATCACCGAAGACAAGCTTGCCCAAACCCTGCGCGGCCTGGACACGGACCGGCCCGTGCGCGTGTCCGAGGACATCGCCGCCCCGGCCCGTCTGGCCCTGGAGCGCATGCTCAACGCCTGCCGCCAATAA
- the nadB gene encoding L-aspartate oxidase: protein MPHTRLKTEILIIGSGIAGCTAAICLADKGHEVTLLTSGDRLDNGNTALAQGGIIYKGHEDSPELLAKDITTAGWDYNYTEAVRYLTEEGPKSVEKILVERVQVPFDRASDGDWYLTKEGGHAVRRILTCADYTGRAIQDSLVKTVLGHPGITVLYNRTAIDLLATRHQCTDLESRYQLDNRCVGVYVFNGETGEPNTILADFTVLCTGGLGQIFQHTTNSSASIGSGLAMAQRAGATVMNLEYIQFHPTALFHRADRKFLISEAVRGEGARLFNAKGERFMARYDERLELAPRDIVTRAITDELLKTGEDCVFLDAANFVDKNLRKRFPTIYDKCKEIGVDITKEPIPVVPAAHYSCGGVLVDKRGRTTIEGLYAAGEIACTGVHGANRLASTSLLEGVLWGQSAAEDIIRRYDDGACGLSQKLQDSIPDWITSGKTEMEDPALINQDWVTIRSTMWNYMGIMRTTSRLERAFEDLRNLNKRLHSFYKSIRVCKESVDLFHGCQTAYIVTTAALRNKTSRGCHFRM, encoded by the coding sequence ATGCCCCATACCCGTCTCAAAACCGAAATCCTGATCATCGGCTCCGGCATCGCTGGCTGCACCGCCGCCATCTGCCTGGCCGACAAGGGGCACGAGGTCACCCTGCTGACCTCGGGCGACCGCCTGGACAACGGCAACACGGCCCTGGCCCAGGGCGGTATCATTTACAAAGGACACGAGGACAGCCCGGAACTGCTGGCCAAGGACATCACCACCGCAGGCTGGGACTACAACTACACCGAGGCCGTGCGCTACCTGACCGAGGAAGGCCCGAAATCCGTGGAAAAAATCCTTGTCGAGCGGGTTCAGGTGCCCTTTGACCGCGCCAGCGACGGCGACTGGTACCTGACCAAGGAAGGCGGCCACGCCGTGCGTCGTATCCTGACCTGCGCCGACTACACCGGTCGGGCCATCCAGGACAGTCTGGTCAAAACCGTGCTCGGACATCCAGGCATCACCGTTCTTTACAACCGCACGGCCATCGACCTCCTGGCCACCCGGCATCAATGCACGGATCTGGAATCCCGGTATCAGCTCGACAACCGATGCGTGGGTGTCTACGTGTTCAATGGCGAGACAGGGGAGCCAAACACCATCCTGGCCGATTTCACCGTGCTCTGCACCGGCGGCCTGGGCCAGATATTCCAGCACACGACCAACTCCTCGGCCTCCATCGGGTCCGGCCTGGCCATGGCCCAGCGCGCCGGAGCCACGGTCATGAACCTGGAATACATCCAATTCCACCCCACGGCCCTGTTCCACCGCGCGGACCGCAAATTTCTCATTTCCGAGGCGGTACGCGGCGAAGGCGCCCGCTTGTTCAATGCCAAGGGCGAACGCTTCATGGCCCGTTATGACGAACGCCTGGAACTGGCCCCACGCGACATCGTGACCAGGGCCATCACCGACGAACTGCTCAAGACCGGTGAGGACTGCGTCTTTCTGGACGCGGCCAACTTCGTGGACAAAAACCTCCGTAAACGCTTTCCGACCATTTATGACAAATGCAAAGAAATCGGCGTAGATATCACCAAGGAACCCATCCCGGTGGTGCCGGCGGCCCACTACTCCTGCGGCGGAGTCTTGGTGGACAAACGCGGCCGAACCACCATCGAAGGCCTGTACGCAGCCGGCGAAATCGCCTGCACCGGCGTCCACGGCGCCAATCGTCTGGCCTCGACATCGTTACTGGAAGGCGTGCTCTGGGGGCAGAGCGCGGCCGAGGACATCATCCGTCGCTACGACGACGGCGCATGCGGCTTGTCCCAAAAATTACAGGATTCCATCCCGGACTGGATCACATCGGGCAAGACCGAAATGGAAGACCCAGCCCTGATCAATCAGGACTGGGTCACCATCCGCAGCACCATGTGGAACTACATGGGCATCATGCGCACCACGTCGCGCCTGGAACGGGCCTTCGAGGATTTGCGCAATCTCAACAAGCGTCTGCATTCCTTCTATAAATCCATCCGCGTCTGCAAGGAGTCCGTGGACCTCTTCCACGGCTGCCAGACCGCCTACATCGTGACCACGGCGGCTCTGCGCAACAAAACCAGCCGGGGCTGCCACTTCCGCATGTAA
- a CDS encoding sulfite exporter TauE/SafE family protein, producing MLLCQGPLLADNASSPTSAPAVTAAADQAAPTGSKLQQAIAKAPVGTENGQIDPSKPAGFLGIPGGPQVNIILALIWAIWVGWIFSTVGAFGGVMAGVGHMTVFGLGAYAKGFKSTAPDLNKTVTDSIRASNQFLVGLSALISSINYGKMGRLVFPLALALGVGSLLGAWGSATLTAGKVSFSQYQGYFGLFVLALGMFLLWDTSAAGQAKKSKAKEAAKAFEAAVKAQKTGGAPAPTGVKILGMSLSKVDFTFCGVEFTFNPVLPVVGGVAISAVAAFLGVGGGFLLVPFLTAISQLPMYLAAGTSALAVLISMITSILTLMTKGTPIDWALIGTEMVGVAIGSIVGPMTSKYLSDKLLKRLFIILAFYVGIDYVLRGFFNIRVLDMLFG from the coding sequence ATGCTTTTGTGTCAGGGGCCGTTGCTGGCCGATAACGCCAGTTCCCCGACTTCCGCCCCGGCCGTGACAGCGGCCGCCGATCAGGCGGCGCCGACCGGCTCCAAGCTGCAACAGGCCATTGCCAAAGCCCCGGTGGGCACGGAAAACGGCCAGATCGATCCGTCCAAGCCGGCCGGTTTCCTGGGCATTCCCGGCGGGCCGCAGGTCAACATCATTCTGGCTTTGATCTGGGCCATCTGGGTAGGCTGGATTTTCTCCACGGTCGGCGCTTTTGGTGGCGTCATGGCCGGCGTGGGTCACATGACCGTTTTTGGTCTTGGTGCCTACGCCAAGGGCTTCAAATCCACCGCCCCCGATCTGAACAAGACGGTCACGGACTCCATCCGGGCCTCGAACCAGTTCCTGGTCGGTTTGTCCGCCCTGATCTCGTCCATCAATTATGGCAAGATGGGGCGCCTCGTGTTCCCCCTGGCCCTGGCCCTGGGCGTTGGCTCCCTGCTGGGCGCGTGGGGTTCCGCCACGTTGACCGCGGGCAAGGTCTCCTTCTCCCAGTATCAGGGGTATTTTGGACTTTTCGTGTTGGCCCTGGGTATGTTCCTGCTTTGGGATACCTCCGCTGCCGGCCAGGCAAAGAAAAGCAAGGCCAAGGAAGCCGCCAAGGCTTTCGAGGCCGCTGTGAAGGCCCAGAAGACCGGCGGAGCCCCGGCGCCGACGGGTGTCAAGATCCTTGGCATGAGCCTGTCCAAGGTGGACTTCACGTTCTGTGGGGTTGAGTTCACCTTCAATCCCGTCCTGCCCGTGGTTGGTGGTGTCGCGATCTCGGCCGTGGCCGCTTTCCTTGGTGTCGGTGGCGGGTTCTTGCTGGTGCCTTTCCTGACCGCCATTTCCCAGCTGCCCATGTACCTGGCGGCCGGCACCTCCGCCCTGGCCGTCTTGATCAGCATGATCACCAGTATCCTGACCCTCATGACCAAGGGAACGCCCATTGACTGGGCTCTGATCGGCACGGAAATGGTTGGTGTCGCCATCGGCTCGATTGTTGGCCCCATGACCTCCAAGTACCTGTCCGACAAGCTGCTGAAGCGCCTGTTCATCATTTTGGCTTTTTATGTCGGTATCGACTACGTGCTGCGGGGTTTCTTCAATATCCGCGTTCTGGATATGCTTTTTGGTTGA